A window of Polaribacter litorisediminis contains these coding sequences:
- a CDS encoding thiamine phosphate synthase: MIPKLHYLSQGNSPKEHLENIQKACSAGAELVQLRLKNISEKKYLKLAEQAREITAHFQTRLLINGDYKIAKSIKADGVHLEKSGACPNIARTHIYTWQIIGSTANTLQDCETLIGKQVDYISLSPFRVSKAQESLSKPLGLAGYKAIMDVLKTETPIIGAGGITSKDVKNILETGISGVGVSNEITRDFNSIKVLNELLKASSTEEKRHTF, encoded by the coding sequence ATGATTCCTAAATTACACTATCTCTCTCAAGGAAATTCTCCGAAAGAACATTTAGAAAATATACAAAAGGCATGCTCAGCTGGGGCAGAATTAGTGCAATTACGTTTAAAAAATATATCAGAAAAAAAATATTTAAAATTAGCGGAACAAGCGAGAGAAATTACTGCTCACTTTCAAACTAGATTATTGATAAACGGTGATTATAAAATAGCAAAAAGTATCAAGGCTGATGGTGTTCATTTAGAAAAATCAGGTGCTTGTCCAAACATTGCCAGAACTCATATATACACTTGGCAAATTATTGGTAGTACTGCAAATACCTTGCAAGATTGTGAAACCTTAATTGGCAAACAAGTTGATTATATTAGTTTAAGTCCTTTTAGAGTTTCGAAAGCTCAAGAATCTTTATCAAAACCATTAGGTTTAGCGGGTTATAAAGCAATTATGGATGTTTTAAAAACCGAAACACCTATTATTGGTGCTGGAGGAATTACCTCTAAAGATGTGAAAAATATTTTAGAAACAGGAATTTCTGGAGTGGGAGTTTCTAATGAAATTACAAGGGATTTTAATTCGATTAAAGTGTTGAATGAATTATTGAAAGCTTCATCAACCGAAGAAAAACGGCACACTTTTTAA
- a CDS encoding mechanosensitive ion channel family protein, protein MNLEHLLYDYFIKTGINETSAAYLNMAILLITVLSIAVLVDVLIRKIMLQLFTQFADKSKTNFDDLLVKNKVPRNIAHIIPLIFVLECTPLVFSDFPYIENIIQKSLEVFTIVLILWIVRSLLSTLKDYFKTLPGLKDKPIDSYIQVFMIFAWVFGILSAFAIITGIEFIKFITTIGAASAVILLIFKDTILGFVASIQVSINDMVRIGDWITFEKYGADGDVIEINLSTVKVQNFDKTITTIPTYALISDSFKNWRGMSESGGRRIKRSLHINLDSIHYLSKIEVDNLKKIQSIQTYLETRQADIDDYNKKNNINKELLLNGRNLTNIGVFRKYIETYIENHSGTNKEMMIMVRQLSPGTQGIPLEIYAFSSDKRWQNYEYIMSDIFDHVIAAVPYFGLEIFELPSNSSFIRSKE, encoded by the coding sequence ATGAATTTAGAACATTTATTATACGATTACTTTATAAAAACTGGAATAAATGAGACATCAGCAGCCTATTTAAATATGGCTATTTTATTAATTACTGTCTTATCTATAGCCGTTTTGGTTGATGTACTCATTAGAAAAATTATGTTACAATTATTTACCCAGTTTGCCGATAAAAGTAAAACCAATTTCGATGATTTATTAGTGAAAAACAAAGTACCACGTAATATTGCACATATCATTCCTTTAATTTTTGTTTTAGAGTGCACGCCATTAGTCTTTTCAGACTTTCCATATATCGAAAATATTATTCAAAAAAGCCTTGAAGTATTTACAATTGTTTTAATTCTTTGGATTGTTAGAAGCCTTTTAAGCACCCTGAAAGATTATTTTAAAACCTTGCCAGGCCTAAAAGACAAACCCATAGATAGCTATATCCAAGTATTTATGATTTTTGCTTGGGTCTTTGGTATTTTATCTGCTTTTGCCATCATAACAGGCATAGAGTTTATCAAGTTTATTACCACCATTGGAGCTGCTTCCGCTGTAATTCTATTAATTTTTAAAGATACTATCCTTGGTTTTGTTGCTAGTATTCAAGTTTCTATCAATGATATGGTAAGAATTGGAGACTGGATTACTTTTGAAAAATATGGTGCTGATGGTGATGTTATAGAAATTAATCTGTCTACCGTAAAAGTTCAAAATTTTGATAAAACCATTACTACAATTCCTACTTATGCTTTAATTTCTGATTCTTTTAAAAACTGGAGAGGCATGTCGGAATCTGGAGGAAGACGTATCAAGAGATCCTTACATATTAATTTGGATAGTATTCATTATTTATCAAAAATTGAAGTAGACAATTTAAAGAAAATTCAATCTATTCAGACGTATTTAGAGACACGTCAAGCTGATATTGATGACTACAATAAGAAAAATAACATTAACAAAGAGCTTTTGTTAAATGGAAGGAACCTAACGAATATTGGAGTTTTTAGAAAATATATTGAAACTTACATAGAAAATCACTCTGGTACTAACAAAGAAATGATGATTATGGTGCGTCAGTTATCACCAGGAACTCAAGGAATTCCTCTTGAAATTTATGCTTTTAGTAGTGATAAACGTTGGCAAAACTATGAATATATTATGTCTGATATTTTTGACCATGTAATTGCCGCAGTTCCTTATTTTGGTTTAGAAATATTTGAACTTCCTAGTAATTCTAGTTTTATCCGTTCAAAAGAATAA
- a CDS encoding DoxX family protein, producing the protein MDLLAVLTWFSGLAFIYFGISCFYSKFIIDEFIRYKLPNFRKLTGFLQLLGAIGLFLGLYVFPILLLLASSGLCILMLAGFIVRLKIKDNFIKSAPSFTFAALNLFIAIKTFYTYF; encoded by the coding sequence TTGGATTTACTTGCAGTTTTAACATGGTTTTCAGGATTGGCTTTTATCTATTTCGGCATTAGCTGCTTTTATTCAAAGTTTATTATCGATGAGTTTATTCGTTATAAGTTACCAAATTTTAGAAAACTAACCGGATTTCTTCAACTATTAGGTGCTATAGGCTTATTTTTAGGGCTTTATGTATTTCCTATACTCTTACTATTAGCTTCTTCGGGGCTGTGCATATTAATGCTTGCAGGCTTTATTGTCAGGTTAAAAATTAAGGATAATTTTATAAAATCTGCTCCTTCTTTTACGTTTGCAGCTTTAAATTTATTTATCGCTATCAAAACTTTCTACACCTACTTTTAG
- a CDS encoding DoxX family protein: MTIIDYIIITLKLIVGISILNVWLIQPQKATKWRGGNAKNIFEEFRVYGLSKSFCYFIGFLKVSLALILLSSIYFENLAIIGSLGLAALLLGSIIMHLRVKDALYKSFPAFLFMSINLFIAYYSF; this comes from the coding sequence ATGACTATAATCGACTATATTATCATCACTTTAAAATTAATTGTGGGCATTAGTATCTTAAATGTTTGGTTAATTCAGCCCCAAAAAGCGACCAAGTGGAGAGGTGGTAATGCAAAAAATATATTTGAAGAGTTTCGAGTATATGGCTTATCTAAGTCATTTTGTTACTTCATAGGTTTTTTAAAAGTAAGTTTAGCCCTTATATTACTGAGTTCTATTTATTTTGAGAATTTGGCTATAATAGGAAGTTTAGGTTTAGCTGCGCTACTGCTCGGCTCTATAATTATGCATTTAAGGGTAAAAGATGCATTGTACAAATCGTTTCCAGCTTTTTTATTTATGAGTATAAATCTATTTATTGCCTATTATTCGTTCTAA
- a CDS encoding Crp/Fnr family transcriptional regulator produces MEQIKAYLDQVATISQADWEFFISKLQRREIPKKSVFLQINEIENHISFIESGVVRLFIPKENPEKEITFGFSFKDQFISAYDSFLTQKPSLYQLQSLTKTTLLSITYRDLQEVYKTTQIGNLIGRLTAERLFLIKSKREQNLLNLTAEERYKRLFKERPELLKVIPLKYISSYIGVTAQALSRIRKRV; encoded by the coding sequence TTGGAGCAAATAAAGGCATATTTAGATCAAGTCGCTACGATATCTCAAGCAGATTGGGAGTTTTTTATTTCAAAATTACAGCGTCGTGAGATACCGAAGAAATCCGTTTTTTTGCAAATCAATGAAATAGAAAATCATATTTCCTTTATAGAGTCTGGAGTGGTACGTTTGTTTATCCCAAAAGAAAATCCAGAAAAAGAAATTACATTTGGCTTTAGTTTTAAAGATCAATTTATTAGCGCTTATGATTCCTTTTTAACACAAAAACCCTCTTTATATCAACTGCAATCTCTTACCAAAACAACTCTTTTAAGTATTACTTATCGTGATTTACAAGAAGTTTATAAAACTACTCAGATTGGTAATTTAATAGGGAGATTAACGGCAGAGCGTCTTTTTCTTATCAAATCTAAACGAGAACAAAATTTATTAAATCTTACTGCAGAAGAGCGCTATAAAAGATTATTTAAAGAAAGACCAGAACTTCTAAAAGTGATTCCTCTAAAATATATTAGTTCTTATATTGGCGTTACAGCGCAAGCTTTAAGTCGTATTCGAAAACGTGTTTAA
- a CDS encoding acyl-CoA desaturase — protein sequence MIIILFILTLWYGGLFFQSFFLHRYAAHQVFTMSKFMERMTFVFTWIFQGSSYLSAYGYGIMHRMHHAYTDTEKDPHSPSYDANLFAMMWKTKTIYQDINDQKIAVDAKFTKNVPQWKTFDAFASSRFSRLLWITFYILFFAYFATALWQWFLLPIALLMAPIHGVIINWFGHIYGYVNYKMKNTSKNLFHFDFLMMGEGYHNNHHKHASSANFGVKWHEVDVTYMIIKVLDFFKIIQLKKN from the coding sequence ATGATCATCATCCTTTTTATCCTAACGCTTTGGTACGGGGGCTTATTTTTTCAATCTTTCTTTTTGCATCGGTATGCCGCACATCAAGTTTTTACGATGTCTAAATTTATGGAGCGTATGACATTCGTTTTTACTTGGATTTTTCAAGGTTCTAGTTATTTGAGTGCGTATGGTTACGGAATTATGCATAGAATGCACCATGCGTATACGGATACTGAAAAAGATCCCCACTCCCCTTCTTATGATGCCAATTTGTTTGCAATGATGTGGAAAACCAAAACCATATATCAGGATATAAATGATCAAAAAATTGCTGTAGATGCAAAATTTACTAAAAATGTTCCGCAATGGAAAACATTTGATGCTTTTGCAAGCTCTCGATTTTCTCGACTGCTTTGGATTACTTTTTACATCCTTTTCTTTGCTTATTTTGCAACAGCTTTATGGCAATGGTTTTTGTTACCCATCGCACTTTTAATGGCACCAATTCATGGTGTAATTATCAATTGGTTTGGTCATATTTATGGGTATGTAAATTATAAGATGAAAAATACGAGTAAAAATTTATTTCATTTTGATTTTTTAATGATGGGCGAAGGATATCATAACAATCACCATAAACATGCTAGTAGCGCAAATTTTGGGGTAAAATGGCATGAAGTTGATGTAACCTACATGATTATTAAAGTACTAGATTTCTTTAAAATAATTCAGTTAAAGAAAAATTAG
- a CDS encoding DEAD/DEAH box helicase: MANHIKGQKEILQKLNIVQLNPMQEEAIATINKNENTILLSPTGTGKTLAFSLPLLKRLDPDLEEVQALILVPSRELAIQIEQVIRSMGSGYKVNAVYGGRPMSKDKIELKHVPAILIGTPGRVSDHFVNERFSKDFIKILILDEFDKSLEVGFEYEMRGIINQLSCLDKRILTSATQGVEIPDFVGLTKPNTVNYLKATTSKLVVKTVISPAKNKLNTLLHLLNHLGNQQGIIFCNLKDSIHNVSTFLESKNIRHGCFSGGMEQKDRERSLIKFRNGTNQILIATDLAARGIDVPEMNYIIHYELPNAIEEFTHRNGRTARVSATGTAYVLKWKDEHLPDFIKNAAVQDISKQAERKPAYWETVFISGGRKDKISKGDIAGLFIKQGKLSKDQLGGIELKQDCAFVAVPLSLAESLVEKLNNARLKKKKVRMYTV, translated from the coding sequence ATGGCAAATCACATCAAAGGACAAAAAGAAATATTACAAAAACTGAATATTGTTCAGTTAAACCCGATGCAAGAGGAAGCTATTGCTACCATCAATAAAAATGAGAATACAATTCTACTTTCGCCAACAGGAACCGGAAAAACCTTGGCTTTTTCGTTACCGTTGTTAAAAAGATTAGATCCTGACTTAGAAGAAGTTCAGGCATTAATTTTAGTGCCTTCAAGAGAATTAGCCATTCAAATTGAACAAGTCATTCGTTCTATGGGGTCAGGTTATAAAGTAAATGCGGTTTATGGCGGTAGACCCATGTCTAAAGATAAAATTGAATTAAAACATGTGCCTGCCATATTAATTGGAACTCCAGGAAGAGTTTCTGACCATTTTGTAAATGAAAGATTCTCTAAAGATTTTATAAAAATATTAATTTTAGATGAGTTTGATAAATCATTAGAAGTTGGTTTTGAATATGAAATGAGAGGAATTATCAATCAATTAAGTTGTTTAGATAAACGAATATTAACCTCTGCTACACAGGGAGTTGAGATTCCTGATTTTGTTGGTTTAACAAAGCCAAATACCGTAAATTATTTAAAAGCAACAACTTCTAAATTAGTTGTAAAAACGGTAATTTCTCCAGCCAAAAATAAACTAAATACCTTGTTACATTTATTAAATCATTTAGGCAATCAGCAAGGAATTATATTCTGTAACTTAAAAGATAGCATCCATAATGTGAGTACTTTTTTAGAAAGTAAAAATATTAGACATGGTTGTTTTAGTGGCGGCATGGAACAGAAAGATAGAGAACGTTCTTTGATAAAATTTAGAAACGGAACCAATCAAATTTTAATTGCCACGGATTTAGCAGCAAGAGGAATTGATGTTCCTGAAATGAATTATATAATTCATTATGAATTGCCAAATGCTATTGAAGAATTTACACACAGAAATGGGCGAACAGCAAGAGTTTCTGCCACTGGAACCGCTTATGTTTTAAAATGGAAAGACGAACACTTACCCGATTTTATAAAAAATGCAGCAGTACAAGATATTTCTAAACAAGCAGAAAGAAAACCTGCTTATTGGGAAACTGTTTTTATTTCTGGCGGAAGAAAGGATAAAATTTCAAAAGGTGATATTGCAGGATTGTTTATCAAACAAGGCAAATTATCTAAAGATCAATTGGGAGGTATCGAATTGAAACAAGATTGTGCCTTTGTAGCCGTTCCTTTGAGTTTAGCCGAAAGTTTGGTGGAAAAACTGAATAACGCTCGCTTAAAAAAGAAGAAAGTTAGAATGTATACCGTTTAG
- a CDS encoding SDR family NAD(P)-dependent oxidoreductase, giving the protein MSDKNNNPEITACIKTLQSLLENTNQLFEIPEAQRIALFKVAGELSRPNRNEFQRRRKDAKKAAKRKQIESDKHARKSTGIRSAREAELFVAPKLLSAASISEDTPELESPRNCYVCKAVFTKLHHFYDTMCTDCGDLNYAKRFQSADLKDQVAVITGSRLKIGYHITLMALRSGATVIATTRFPADSAIRFAKEEDYKDWSHRLHIHGLDLRHIPSVEIFCNYIEQKYDRLDILINNAAQTVRRPSGFYLHLMENEKKPISELPKLAQRLLENHQECLKEIADLSASSSKTNKNNVLPITWHGPEPGIGLRNSAALSQIPYSFDTSLQTAEVFPEGKLDADLQQVDLRKTNSWRLKLGEIETTEMVEVQLVNAVAPFVLCNRLSNLMMKENTGKKHIINVSAMEGKFHRFKKVDRHPHTNMAKAALNMLTHTSSATFAKKGIYMNAVDTGWVTDEDPAELSKKKEEVHDFQPPLDIVDGAARVMDPLIDGINTGKHWSGKFLKDYFPIDW; this is encoded by the coding sequence ATGAGTGATAAAAATAACAATCCAGAAATTACTGCTTGTATTAAAACTTTACAAAGTTTATTGGAGAATACCAATCAGCTTTTTGAAATTCCTGAAGCGCAAAGAATAGCCCTTTTTAAGGTGGCAGGAGAATTGTCTCGACCCAATAGAAATGAATTTCAGCGAAGAAGAAAGGATGCTAAAAAAGCTGCAAAACGCAAGCAAATAGAAAGCGATAAACATGCAAGAAAATCAACTGGAATACGTTCTGCAAGAGAAGCCGAGTTATTTGTAGCTCCGAAATTATTATCAGCAGCTTCTATATCAGAGGATACTCCTGAATTAGAATCCCCCAGAAATTGTTATGTTTGTAAGGCTGTTTTTACAAAATTGCATCATTTTTATGATACCATGTGCACAGATTGTGGCGATTTAAATTATGCAAAACGTTTTCAATCCGCAGATTTAAAAGATCAAGTTGCAGTCATTACAGGTTCTCGATTAAAAATAGGGTATCACATAACCTTAATGGCTTTGCGATCTGGAGCAACGGTGATAGCAACCACCCGTTTTCCTGCGGATTCTGCTATTCGTTTTGCAAAAGAAGAAGATTATAAAGATTGGAGTCATCGTTTACACATTCATGGATTAGATTTAAGACACATTCCTAGTGTAGAAATTTTCTGCAACTATATTGAACAAAAATATGATCGTTTGGATATTTTAATCAATAATGCGGCACAAACTGTAAGAAGGCCTTCTGGTTTTTACCTTCATTTGATGGAAAATGAGAAAAAACCTATTTCAGAGTTACCAAAATTGGCACAAAGATTATTAGAAAATCATCAAGAGTGTTTAAAAGAAATTGCAGACCTGAGCGCTTCATCTTCTAAAACAAATAAAAATAATGTGTTACCCATAACTTGGCATGGTCCAGAACCTGGCATCGGATTGCGAAACTCGGCAGCATTATCTCAAATTCCCTATAGTTTCGATACTTCTTTACAAACTGCCGAAGTTTTTCCGGAAGGAAAATTAGATGCGGATTTGCAACAAGTAGATTTAAGAAAAACCAATAGTTGGCGTTTAAAATTAGGTGAAATCGAAACTACTGAAATGGTGGAAGTTCAATTGGTAAACGCGGTAGCTCCTTTTGTGTTATGCAATCGTTTGTCTAATTTAATGATGAAAGAAAACACAGGTAAAAAACATATTATCAATGTTTCTGCAATGGAAGGAAAGTTTCATCGATTTAAAAAAGTAGACAGGCATCCGCATACCAATATGGCAAAAGCGGCTTTAAATATGTTAACACATACTTCATCTGCCACGTTTGCTAAGAAAGGTATTTATATGAATGCAGTAGATACAGGTTGGGTTACTGATGAGGATCCTGCAGAATTATCAAAAAAGAAAGAAGAAGTACACGATTTTCAACCACCGTTAGATATTGTTGATGGTGCAGCAAGAGTGATGGATCCTTTAATCGATGGAATTAATACCGGAAAACATTGGTCAGGTAAGTTTCTTAAAGATTATTTTCCAATAGATTGGTAA
- a CDS encoding DEAD/DEAH box helicase, whose protein sequence is MSKTFSDLGIHQQLQQSLTALKISVPTDIQKKVIPVLLHQKEDVVALAKTGTGKTAAFGLPLLQLMDTKKDNIQAVILAPTRELGQQIHANLKAFASNTPEISMAVICGGIPIKPQIERLKETTHIVVATPGRLADLVSRKAINIKNISYFILDEADEMVSALKEGLDSIIREIPKKRRTLLFTATMPGSIRQLVNNYMSKEVVQIEADMKTLGHQGIEHQYVIVEPIEKLEVLLHFLNAKEGQRGIIFCKTKAAVNKLAKNLAIHKFSSGAIHGSLTQGIRDRIMGQFREGHIDILVATDLAARGIDVKEISYVVNYHLPDTYDAYVHRSGRTARAGAKGLSLTILQKEEAADIADFQNELGITFNAYQKADAQSIEENNGLLWAKKIFKTKPNKTVSEDFKRKVRTVFHHLTKEELIEKVLADYLNQTNSKISKTEDSKKTKRK, encoded by the coding sequence ATGTCAAAGACCTTTTCTGATTTAGGAATTCATCAACAATTACAACAAAGTTTAACGGCTTTAAAAATCTCTGTACCCACAGATATTCAAAAAAAGGTGATTCCTGTACTATTGCATCAAAAAGAAGATGTAGTTGCCTTGGCAAAAACAGGAACCGGAAAAACTGCGGCTTTTGGTTTGCCATTACTCCAATTAATGGATACAAAAAAGGACAATATTCAAGCTGTAATTTTAGCACCAACAAGAGAATTAGGACAACAAATTCATGCAAATTTAAAAGCATTTGCTTCAAATACTCCAGAAATATCCATGGCAGTTATTTGTGGGGGAATTCCGATTAAACCTCAAATTGAAAGATTAAAAGAAACCACACATATTGTGGTTGCAACGCCCGGACGTTTAGCTGATTTAGTGAGCCGTAAAGCCATCAACATAAAAAATATTTCTTATTTTATTTTAGATGAAGCCGATGAAATGGTTAGCGCTTTAAAAGAAGGATTGGATAGTATTATTAGAGAAATTCCCAAAAAAAGAAGAACTTTATTGTTTACAGCAACGATGCCCGGATCGATTAGACAGCTCGTAAATAATTATATGTCTAAGGAGGTTGTTCAAATTGAAGCCGATATGAAAACCTTAGGACATCAAGGAATTGAGCACCAATACGTAATTGTAGAACCAATAGAAAAACTAGAGGTTTTATTGCACTTTTTAAACGCTAAAGAAGGGCAAAGAGGTATTATTTTTTGTAAAACGAAAGCCGCTGTTAATAAATTAGCTAAGAATTTAGCCATTCATAAATTCTCTTCTGGAGCGATTCATGGAAGTTTAACGCAAGGAATTCGAGATCGAATTATGGGACAATTTCGAGAAGGTCATATCGATATTTTAGTAGCTACAGATTTAGCCGCTAGAGGAATTGATGTAAAAGAAATTTCCTACGTGGTGAATTATCATTTACCAGACACTTATGATGCCTATGTGCATAGAAGCGGACGAACGGCAAGAGCAGGAGCAAAGGGACTTTCGTTAACCATTTTACAGAAAGAAGAAGCAGCAGATATTGCTGATTTTCAGAATGAATTAGGCATTACTTTTAATGCCTATCAAAAAGCAGATGCCCAAAGTATAGAAGAAAATAACGGTCTCTTATGGGCAAAAAAAATATTTAAAACCAAACCTAACAAAACAGTTTCTGAAGATTTTAAAAGAAAGGTTAGAACGGTTTTTCATCATTTAACAAAAGAAGAATTGATTGAAAAAGTATTGGCAGATTATTTAAATCAAACAAATTCAAAAATTTCTAAAACGGAAGATTCTAAAAAAACAAAGAGAAAATAA
- a CDS encoding bifunctional metallophosphatase/5'-nucleotidase produces MELYKKILLLIIVFTIFSCQKEDGKIDFTFLQVNDVYEIAPIQGGEFGGMARVETVHKELLKENKNTMLFMAGDFLSPSLLGTIKVDGERVRGKQMVEVMNSMNFDLVAFGNHEFDISQKDLQKRLNESNFPWISANVKLKTKEKSMPFYKEINGKKEPVNETFIKEFSDEDGTTIKVGFISVCIPSNPKEFVQYGNMFVKARASYAALQDSVDVVFGLTHVKLTNDKRIAKLIPNLPLIMGGHEHTNSYDTIGSVLISKADANAKTAYIHRISFDKKTKKTSVKSELKEINSSIKSDEKVAQIVDKWQTILTSKIKNIIPNPEEVIYTAKTPLDGRDTPIRSIQTNLGEIITKSMSFAFDDSVDCALVNGGSIRIDDQLTGAINAVDIFRVLPYGGPVLKVQIKGRLLKRVLDYGLLAAGTGAYLQRFNAEKVGEKWMIQNKELNINKTYTVAFSDYLLKGFDIPFLSSENKEVLSVYSPKEDELASDIRKAVVEYLKKMESN; encoded by the coding sequence ATGGAACTCTATAAAAAAATACTCCTTTTAATTATTGTATTTACAATTTTTTCCTGTCAAAAAGAAGATGGCAAAATAGATTTTACATTTCTTCAGGTAAACGATGTATATGAAATTGCACCTATTCAAGGAGGTGAATTTGGCGGAATGGCACGAGTAGAAACCGTTCACAAAGAATTACTAAAAGAAAATAAGAATACCATGCTTTTTATGGCGGGAGATTTTTTAAGTCCGTCTTTGCTAGGAACTATAAAAGTTGATGGAGAAAGAGTTCGTGGAAAACAAATGGTAGAAGTTATGAATTCTATGAATTTTGATTTGGTAGCCTTTGGAAATCATGAATTTGATATTTCACAGAAAGATTTACAAAAACGTTTAAATGAAAGTAATTTTCCTTGGATTTCTGCGAATGTAAAATTAAAAACTAAAGAAAAATCGATGCCTTTTTACAAAGAAATAAACGGTAAAAAAGAACCTGTAAACGAAACCTTTATCAAAGAATTTTCTGATGAAGATGGAACGACCATTAAAGTAGGTTTTATAAGTGTTTGCATTCCGTCTAATCCAAAAGAATTTGTACAATACGGTAATATGTTTGTAAAAGCAAGAGCCTCTTATGCCGCATTACAAGATTCTGTGGATGTTGTTTTTGGGTTAACACATGTAAAATTAACCAACGATAAAAGAATTGCAAAATTAATTCCTAATTTGCCCTTAATTATGGGAGGTCATGAACATACCAATTCATATGACACCATTGGAAGTGTGCTTATTTCTAAAGCGGATGCCAATGCTAAAACAGCGTATATTCATAGAATTTCTTTTGATAAAAAGACAAAAAAAACAAGTGTAAAATCTGAATTGAAAGAAATAAATTCTTCCATAAAATCAGATGAGAAAGTTGCTCAAATTGTTGATAAATGGCAAACTATTTTAACTTCAAAAATTAAAAATATTATTCCTAATCCAGAGGAAGTAATTTACACTGCAAAAACTCCTTTAGATGGCCGAGATACTCCAATTAGAAGTATTCAAACTAATTTAGGAGAAATCATTACAAAATCGATGTCTTTCGCTTTTGATGATTCAGTAGATTGTGCTTTGGTGAACGGAGGATCCATAAGAATTGATGATCAATTAACAGGCGCCATTAATGCTGTTGATATTTTTAGAGTGCTGCCTTATGGAGGTCCTGTTTTAAAAGTTCAAATTAAAGGAAGATTGTTAAAACGTGTTTTAGATTATGGACTTTTAGCAGCTGGAACAGGAGCCTATTTACAACGTTTTAATGCTGAAAAAGTAGGAGAGAAGTGGATGATTCAAAACAAAGAATTGAATATCAATAAAACATATACAGTCGCTTTTTCTGACTATTTATTAAAAGGATTTGATATTCCTTTCTTATCATCCGAAAATAAAGAGGTTTTAAGTGTTTATAGCCCTAAAGAAGATGAATTAGCTTCTGATATTCGAAAAGCTGTAGTCGAGTATTTAAAAAAAATGGAATCAAATTAA